The nucleotide sequence GCAGCACCAACAGTAGAAGTTGTTTCCAGCGACATCAATGTAGAAGAAGGTGAAGACTTTACTTTGGAAGTTTCTGTAAGCGGTCCTGGAGAGAACACTTACCAGTGGTTCAAAGACGGAGAGCCAATTGAAGGCGCTACAGAAAGTACCTATACGGTTCCTTCTGCTAGTGTGGCCGATGCAGGCAGTTACTATGTAGTTGTGACCAATGACAATGGTTCTGTCACTAGTGATGAGATACATGTGAATGTAAGCTTGGCGGTAGACTGTAATGGCGTAGCTGGCGGTACTGCCGAAATAGACGAATGTGGAGAGTGTGCCGGTGGCGATACAGGTATCGAACCTGGTTCTTCTTGCCCAGTGGTGAACCCAGAAATCATAAGTATCCCAACTGCACTAGAAGCGACTTTAGGAGAGCCGTTTGAGCTGAACGTAAACGCTTCTGGACCGGGATCTTTCACTTACCAGTGGTACCATAATAACCAACCAATAAATGGAGCTACCAACAGTACTTATTCTGTAGAAGAAACTTCTGAGGAAGACGCCGGTACATATCATGTTGTCATTACAAGCAGCAATGGCGGTGAGACCAAAAGCGAGGAAATTACGCTAACAGTTACCCAACCGGTAGACTGTAATGATGATATTTGGGGCGATGCCTTTTATGATGTATGTGGTATTTGCGCAGGAGGAAACACAGGCATTGAGCCAACATTAGATGAGGATGAATGTGTTACCAGCATCAATGGCGAAGAGTTGGGTGCCAAGGTAAATGTTTATCCTAACCCTGCAAGTACAGAGTTGTTTGTTGAATATCAAGCTGTGGAGACTAAAACCTTGACTTTGTTAAACGGTTTAGGTCAAGTAGTCAGGTCTGTAAACAGTACCAACACAGTTGATCGTTTTGACATCTCAGATTTACCTTCAGGAGTTTACCTGTTGGTCGTTGAATATGAAGGCAAGGTACAACATGCTAAAATAGTGGTTCAGTAACCATAAGGCATGTGTTGTGCCCTTACAAAAAAAGCTGCCGGATTTTTTCTGGCAGCTTTTTTTATATTATCCTTTTGCGTAGCCCTTGAGCTTTTTAAGCACAGATTTAAAGTTTTAGATTCCCTGTAGACTTATCGAATTACGACTTTGTTCATGCCATTTTTCAAATGACAAAAATTCTTAAAATTTCCATTCTAACTAATATTTGCCAATATTTTCATATTATTTTTTTAACATATGAAATTTTTTTCATATGTTAGCGTTATGGTTATAGAAGAAAGGAAATATGTATGAATAATTCTGATACTAGACCGCAAATTACTCCTGAGAAACTTGAAAAAGCATGCAGGATACTTAAAGTTATCGCCCATCCTGTAAGGATGTCAGTGATTGAACTACTGGATAAGTATGAACAATTAAATGTGGGAGAAATTCAGGAGCATATAGAAATAGAACAAGCGGCACTTTCTCACCATCTAATCAATATGAAAGATAAAGGAGTTTTGCAATGTTTTAGAGATGGAAAAAATATGGTATATTCTTTAAAAGAAAAGAAGATTGTGAAGATATTGGATTGCCTTTCCCAATGCGAAATGGAATAATTTTTTTTAAAATATATGCAATTATCTAAATATGTAAATAATTTAATATTTTTATGATGGAATTTTTGGGTTATTGTTTAGCAATTCTAATCGGGCTTTCTCTAGGCCTTATAGGCGGGGGAGGATCTATACTGACAGTACCGGTGCTAGTATATATTATGCAACTTAGCCCATTAAGTTCAACCGCATATTCATTGTTTATAGTAGGTATTACCTCACTGGTAGGAGCCATTGGGTATTTAAAAAAAGGCCAATTGTGTTATAGAGCGGCAGCAGTATTCTCCATTCCTTCTTTTATAGCTGTATTTGCAACGAGAAAATATTTGATGCCTCTTTTCCCAGACCATATATTGAACCTTGGCAATTATGTTGTTTCAAAGCAGCTGATGATAATGGCCATTTTTTCAATTCTAATGATTGCTTCATCTTATACAATGATTAGACAAGGGAATGTAAAAGGAAATGACGCTGATTTATTTGACCGGAAAAAATTAAAATTTAATTACTCTTTCATAATGTTGGAAGGGGCTATAGTAGGTGTGATAACTGGGTTTGTAGGTGCAGGTGGAGGTTTTTTGATTATTCCTGCACTTGTATTGTTGACAGGGTTGCCAATGAAAATAGCAGTAGGTACATCATTGTTAATTATTGCTGCAAAATCATTAATAGGGTTTACAGGAGACCTTTCTGCAGGCTTATTAGTTGATTGGCCATTTTTAATAATTTTTACTAGCTTTTCCATCATTGGAATTGCTTTGGGCACCGTTTTATCCAAAAAAATTAGAAGCGATGTCTTAAAACCAAGTTTTGGTTGGTTTACCTTGATTTTAGGTATTGTAATTTTAATTAACGAAATGTTTTAAATAAAATAAATATGAAAATAGAGCAAATTTATACTGGTTGTTTGGCACAAGGTGCCTACTACATTGAGTCTGATGGCAAAGCGGCTATTATAGACCCTTTAAGGGAGGTTGATCCATATATCCAAAAAGCAGCGCAAAACAATGCGACTATAGAATATATTTTTGAGACACACTTTCACGCAGATTTTGTTTCCGGACATTTAGACCTTAGTGCAAAAACCGGAGCATCCATTGTGTACGGTCCAACAGCAAAGCCTTCATTTGACGCTATTATTGGAACAGATGGACAAGAGTTTAAGTTAGGCAAGCTTACTATAAAAATGCTGCATACTCCTGGGCATACGATGGAAAGTGTGGTTTATTTATTAAAAGATGAAAAGGGTAAAGACCATGCCATATTCACGGGAGACACCCTTTTCCTTGGTGATGTAGGAAGGCCGGATCTTGCACAGAAAGCGGCTAATGTTACCAAAGAAACATTGGCTGGATATTTATATGACAGCTTAATGAATAAAATAATGCCACTGGCTGATGAAGTTATAGTTTACCCAGCCCATGGCGCAGGAAGTGCATGTGGAAAAAATATGATGAAGGAAACTGTTGATACGCTTGGCAACCAGAAAAAAGTGAATTATGCGCTCAACCAACCTGATAAGGAATCTTTTATTAAAGCTGTTACAGACGGTTTACTCCCTCCTCCAGCATATTTTCCTATGAATGTTACAATGAATAAACATGGTTATGAAAGTTTTGACCAAGTTTTAAATAATGGGTTAAAAGCATTATCTCCAGATGAGTTTGAAACATTGGCAGAGACTAATGCAGCTTTGGTTCTTGATACACGTTCTCCTGAAGTTTTTTCTAAAGGATTTATTCCCAGATCTGTAAATATCGGTCTAAACGGTGATTTCGCACCTTGGGTAGGAGCTATGATTGGAGATGTTAAACAGCCATTGCTATTAATAACAGAACCTGGAAAAGAAGAAGAGGCTGTGACGCGATTGAGCAGGGTGGGGTTTGACAATATTCTTGGGCATCTGTCGGGTGGTTATCAATCATGGGTTAAGTCTGAAAAGGAAATTGATACCGTCAATCGTATTGAAGCAGAAAAGTTTTCAGAAGCATTGAAAACAGGCAGCAAAGTAATAGATGTTCGTAAAGAAAGTGAATATGCAGCTGAACATGTAGAGGGTGCATATAACCGCCCACTAGCATATATTAATGACTGGATATCAGAAATTGATCCTAAAGAGCATTTCTTCCTGCATTGTGCTGGAGGTTATAGAAGTATGATTGCAGCATCTGTGTTACAAGCAAGGGGATATAGGAACTTTTCAGAAATTGAAGGAGGTTTTGGGGCTATTAAAAAAACTGAGGTTCCTAAATCAGATTTTGTTTGCCAAAGTAAGACAATGAATGTATAACAAAAGCACTAAACAATGATAGAATTTATTTATAAGCCTTGGCCATGGTATGTGGCCGGGCCTCTCATAGGCTTGGTTGTTCCCTTGCTCCTTATTCTGGGAAATAAATCTTTTGGAATAAGCTCTTCTTTACGGCATATATGTGCGGCATGTATGCCAGCCAATATCCCTTTTTTTAAGTACAATTGGAAAAAAGAGGTCTGGAATTTATTCTTTGTGACAGGCATCCTTTTAGGGGGAGTACTCACGGCTACTTTCTTTTATAACCCAGATCCTGTAAATATAAATCCAAGTCTTGCGGAAGAATTACAGGCATATGGAATTACAAGTTATCAAAACCTGGTGCCAGAAGACCTGTTTAATTGGAACACGTTATTTAGCTTAAAAGGCTTTCTGCTGATGGTAGTAGGTGGGTTTTTGGTGGGATTTGGAACCCGGTATGCTGGAGGCTGCACCAGCGGTCATGCTATTATGGGCTTGTCTACACTACAGTATCCATCGCTCATTGCAACCGTTAGTTTTATGGCAGGAGGTTTTCTCATGGCCAATATTATATTACCCCTAATTCTTTCTTTATAAATACTTAATAATTATGGAAAATAAAGAGGCAATAAGAAATCAAAATGCTATTTGCACAAACGAAAGTACGTTACAACATAAATGGTGGCATAATATCAAGTACCTGCTGGTAGGACTTGCCTTTGGAATCGTATTTGTAAAAGCTGAAGTAATTAGCTGGTTTCGTATTCAAGAGATGTTTCGTTTACAGTCTTTCCACATGTATGGGATAATTGGTAGTGCTGTAGCGGTAGGGGCGCTTTCAGTATGGATTATTAGAAAGTTTAATATCAAGACTATCTATGGAGAACCAATTGTTTTTCATTCAAAAACTTTTAATAAAGGACAGATACTAGGAGGGTTGTTGTTTGGTTTCGGTTGGGCAATGACAGGTGCATGTCCAGGTCCTTTATTTGCTCAAATCGGTACGGGCGCAACTGTCATATCGGTCACTTTGTTAAGTGCTATTACAGGGACATGGGTTTATGGGCTTTTGAGGGGTAAGTTACCACATTAATGAAATAATTGGGTCGAACCGTTAAAAAGATAATGTATGTCAAATATATCCAGAAGAAAGCACTGGGAAAAAGTGTTTGAAGAAAAAAAAGCAGAAGAAGTAAGCTGGTACCAGCCAATACCGGAAACTTCAATAAACTTAATCCTATCTGTAAACCCAAAAAAGAACGCTCCGATCATAGATATTGGTGCAGGGGATTCTATGCTCATTGATCAACTTATATCTCACGGATTTACTAATATATATGCTCTGGACATATCTTCAAAAGCTTTGGATAAGGCAAAAAGACGTTTAGGGGAAAAGGCGGACCTGGTAAAATGGATAGTTTCAGACATTACCCACTTTAAACCAGACACAGCGTTTGACTTTTGGCATGACAGGGCTGTTTTTCATTTCTTAACAGATAAAAAAGATGTCGAAATGTACCGGTCCATTGCAGCATCATCCGTAAGGGGGGATATGAGCATAGGAACATTTGCACCGTCAGGCCCTTCAAAGTGCAGCAACCTGGATATCCAACGATATTCAGCTGAAGAACTGAAAACGGTGTTTAAAGAGGGCTTCACATGTGAAAATTGTTTTGAAGAAGCCCATCTTACACCTGCAGGAAAAGTACAAAACTTTACATTTTGTTTGTTTAGAAAATCATAACACTCTATAAAATTTTTTATGAAAGAAAAGCATATTTTAACTTCTACACTTTTATTGGTCTTGGCTATTGTTATTCATGCTTGTCAAACTACAACAGAGAAGGAAAACAATAACCTAAGCTTAGAAGAAA is from Cytophagaceae bacterium ABcell3 and encodes:
- a CDS encoding metalloregulator ArsR/SmtB family transcription factor translates to MNNSDTRPQITPEKLEKACRILKVIAHPVRMSVIELLDKYEQLNVGEIQEHIEIEQAALSHHLINMKDKGVLQCFRDGKNMVYSLKEKKIVKILDCLSQCEME
- a CDS encoding sulfite exporter TauE/SafE family protein, with protein sequence MEFLGYCLAILIGLSLGLIGGGGSILTVPVLVYIMQLSPLSSTAYSLFIVGITSLVGAIGYLKKGQLCYRAAAVFSIPSFIAVFATRKYLMPLFPDHILNLGNYVVSKQLMIMAIFSILMIASSYTMIRQGNVKGNDADLFDRKKLKFNYSFIMLEGAIVGVITGFVGAGGGFLIIPALVLLTGLPMKIAVGTSLLIIAAKSLIGFTGDLSAGLLVDWPFLIIFTSFSIIGIALGTVLSKKIRSDVLKPSFGWFTLILGIVILINEMF
- a CDS encoding MBL fold metallo-hydrolase, with translation MKIEQIYTGCLAQGAYYIESDGKAAIIDPLREVDPYIQKAAQNNATIEYIFETHFHADFVSGHLDLSAKTGASIVYGPTAKPSFDAIIGTDGQEFKLGKLTIKMLHTPGHTMESVVYLLKDEKGKDHAIFTGDTLFLGDVGRPDLAQKAANVTKETLAGYLYDSLMNKIMPLADEVIVYPAHGAGSACGKNMMKETVDTLGNQKKVNYALNQPDKESFIKAVTDGLLPPPAYFPMNVTMNKHGYESFDQVLNNGLKALSPDEFETLAETNAALVLDTRSPEVFSKGFIPRSVNIGLNGDFAPWVGAMIGDVKQPLLLITEPGKEEEAVTRLSRVGFDNILGHLSGGYQSWVKSEKEIDTVNRIEAEKFSEALKTGSKVIDVRKESEYAAEHVEGAYNRPLAYINDWISEIDPKEHFFLHCAGGYRSMIAASVLQARGYRNFSEIEGGFGAIKKTEVPKSDFVCQSKTMNV
- a CDS encoding YeeE/YedE thiosulfate transporter family protein is translated as MIEFIYKPWPWYVAGPLIGLVVPLLLILGNKSFGISSSLRHICAACMPANIPFFKYNWKKEVWNLFFVTGILLGGVLTATFFYNPDPVNINPSLAEELQAYGITSYQNLVPEDLFNWNTLFSLKGFLLMVVGGFLVGFGTRYAGGCTSGHAIMGLSTLQYPSLIATVSFMAGGFLMANIILPLILSL
- a CDS encoding YeeE/YedE thiosulfate transporter family protein; this translates as MENKEAIRNQNAICTNESTLQHKWWHNIKYLLVGLAFGIVFVKAEVISWFRIQEMFRLQSFHMYGIIGSAVAVGALSVWIIRKFNIKTIYGEPIVFHSKTFNKGQILGGLLFGFGWAMTGACPGPLFAQIGTGATVISVTLLSAITGTWVYGLLRGKLPH
- a CDS encoding class I SAM-dependent methyltransferase, which codes for MSNISRRKHWEKVFEEKKAEEVSWYQPIPETSINLILSVNPKKNAPIIDIGAGDSMLIDQLISHGFTNIYALDISSKALDKAKRRLGEKADLVKWIVSDITHFKPDTAFDFWHDRAVFHFLTDKKDVEMYRSIAASSVRGDMSIGTFAPSGPSKCSNLDIQRYSAEELKTVFKEGFTCENCFEEAHLTPAGKVQNFTFCLFRKS